A section of the Equus caballus isolate H_3958 breed thoroughbred chromosome 21, TB-T2T, whole genome shotgun sequence genome encodes:
- the OR10H1L gene encoding LOW QUALITY PROTEIN: olfactory receptor 10H1 (The sequence of the model RefSeq protein was modified relative to this genomic sequence to represent the inferred CDS: inserted 3 bases in 2 codons): MQGANLSAVSEFILIGFSTFPHLQLVFFLLFLLMHLFMLLGNLLIMATTXERSLHTPMYLFLCTLSISEILYTFTIIPRMLADLLSTVHSITFTACASQMFFSFTFGFTHSFLLTVMGYDHYVAICHPLRYSVLMRPGRCACLVAWSWAGGSVMGMVVTMAIFHLIFCGPNEVHHFACHMPTLLKLACGADVPRVXKGVGLLCITVLLGCCLLILLSYAFIVPTILRMPSAEGRHKAFSTCASHLTVVVVHYSFASVIYLRSKSPQSLEGDTLMGVTYTVLTPFLSPIIFSLRNKELKIAMRKIFLSKLHPEKM; encoded by the exons ATGCAGGGAGCCAACCTCTCAGCAGTGAGCGAGTTCATCCTTATCGGCTTCTCCActttcccccacctccagctGGTGTTCTTCCTGCTGTTCCTCCTGATGCACCTGTTCATGCTGCTGGGGAACCTGCTCATCATGGCCACCAC TGAGCGCagcctccacacacccatgtacctCTTCCTGTGCACTCTCTCCATCTCCGAGATCCTCTACACCTTCACCATCATCCCACGAATGCTGGCTGACCTGCTCTCCACCGTCCACTCCATCACCTTCACAGCCTGTGCCAGCCAGATGTTCTTCTCCTTCACTTTCGGGTTCACCCACTCCTTCCTGCTCACCGTCATGGGCTATGACCACTACGTGGCCATCTGCCACCCTCTGCGCTATAGTGTGCTCATGAGGCCTGGTAGATGTGCCTGCCTAGTGGCCTGGTCCTGGGCTGGTGGCTCAGTCATGGGGATGGTGGTGACAATGGCCATTTTCCACCTCATCTTCTGTGGACCAAATGAGGTCCACCATTTTGCTTGCCACATGCCAACACTGTTGAAGTTGGCCTGTGGAGCTGATGTACCACGGG GCAAGGGTGTGGGCCTGCTCTGCATCACAGTCCTGCTGGGCTGCTGTCTCCTCATCCTGCTCTCCTATGCCTTCATCGTGCCCACCATCTTGAGGATGCCCTCAGCTGAGGGCCGGCACAAGGCCTTCTCCACGTGTGCGTCCCACCTCACTGTGGTGGTCGTGCACTACAGCTTTGCCTCTGTCATCTACCTCAGGTCCAAGAGTCCCCAGTCTCTGGAAGGAGACACCCTGATGGGCGTCACCTACACGGTCCTCACGCCCTTCCTCAGCCCCATCATCTTCAGCCTCAGGAACAAGGAGCTGAAGATCGCCATGAGgaagatcttcctcagcaagctCCACCCAGAGAAAATGTGA